In Solanum lycopersicum chromosome 5, SLM_r2.1, the following are encoded in one genomic region:
- the LOC138348699 gene encoding uncharacterized protein: MKAQGLADHIVENRIDEDYELLKTYFPNEEVLLVDEDISEAYPGWRVFFDGEVQGEWVVKNPKITPYRQYIQNLCKRFHKIEFRYTLKTQNEFVDALATIASMIKHPYDDYIDPLDIEIREKTVHCSHVEADSDSLPWYLDIKKYLESKTYPENPTSNHKDSRLGILKCINAIEVAKLVEKIHVVVCGTHMNGLTLAKKILRADFFMTMERDSCKFAQECHNCQVHSDLIGVPAHELNALSSPWPFVAWAWM; this comes from the exons ATGAAAGCACAGGGCTTGGCTGATCATATCGTAGAAAATCGTATTGATGAAGACTATGAACTGCTCAAGACTTATTTCCCGAATGAAGAGGTATTATTAGTAGAtgaagatatttctgaagcATACCCTGGTTGGAGAGTATTCTTTGATGGAGAG gttcaaggGGAATGGGTCGTGAAGAACCCAAAGATCACGCCATATCGGCAATATATACAGAATTTGTGCAAAAGATTTCATAAAATTGAGTTCAGATATACTCTCAAAACACAGAATGAGTTTGTtgatgctcttgccaccatcgcctcaatgatcaaacatccatatgatgattatatagaTCCTCTGGATATAGAGATAAGAGAGAAGACAGTACATTGTTCCCATGTTGAGGCAGATTCAGACAGTTTGCCATGGTATCTTGATATCAAGAAATATTTGGAGTCCAAAACTTATCCTGAGAACCCGACGTCTAACCACAAGGACTCAAGATTAGGTATTCTCAAATGTATCAATGCTATTGAAGTTGCAAAGCTCGTTGAAAAGATACATGTTGTAGTTTGTGGTACGCACATGAATGGACTCACTTTGGCAAAGAAGATCCTTCGAGCTGATTTTTTTATGACTATGGAGCGTGATAGTTGCAAGTTTGCGCAGGAATGTCATAATTGTCAGGTGCACAGTGATTTGATCGGAGTGCCAGCTCACGAACTCAATGCcttgagttcaccttggccatttgtagcttgggcATGGATGTGA